From the genome of Halanaerobiales bacterium:
AAAAAATTAATAAAGAAATGGAAAAGGCAAGAAAAGCAGGTTTGAATGAAATTTTGGAAGAAGTTGAATCTGAACAGAGTTCTGATGCTAGTGTTGAAGAAGTTGAGGCGCCACCTGCTAAGACAACAAATGAAGAAATTCCCGGTCTGGATATATTAACTATTGATGACGCAAAAAATTCTCTCTGGAAAGAAGGTATTTATGCTGAAACAGGAATGGGTTGTACAGGCCCGGTAATTCTGGTAGCAGAAGAAGATACTGAAAAAGCAAGAAAAGTTTTAATCAATAATGACTATATTTCTGATACTGGTTCTGGAGGAAGTTGCTAGATATTAATTTAATTTAATAAATTATTTATGAGGTTGGGTTAATACCCTGCCTCTTTTTATTTGTATTTGTAGTATTTTCATATTTTTGATAAAATTATAGAGAAGTAATATTTTGGGAAGGTGAAAAATATGAAACAGAAATTATTAAGTAAGATTCCTGCTGTAAATGACCTGCTGGATACTGATAGGGTAAAAAATTTTATAAATGAATTTTCCAGACAGGTAGTTTTAGATGGAATTAGAGTGGTTACAGATGAAATCAGAAATGATATTTTAAATAGCTCAGATATGGAGTTGAAAGATTATGATCTAAATAAGGAAGTAATTATTGAAAGAGTTGAAAATTATCTAATAAAGTGGTCTCAGCCTAATCTGGCTCCTGCAATTAATGGAACCGGGGTTATAGTTCATACAAATTTGGGAAGATCATTATTGTCAGAGTCAGCGATTCAATCTTTGACTGAGGTAGCCCGTAATTATTCTACTCTGGAAATAGATAGAAAGAGTGGAGAAAGAGGTTCACGTTATAATAATGTGACAGGATTGCTACAGGAGTTAACAGGAGCAGAAACTGCTATGGTTGTAAATAATAATGCAGCTGCAGTATTGCTAGCTCTTAATACGATTGCTGAGGGAAAAGAAGTAATAATTCCTAGAGGAGAATTAGTAGAAATCGGTGGTTCATTTCGGATCCCTGATGTTATGGAAAGAAGTGGAGCTAAACTTGTTGAAATAGGTGCTACCAATAAAGTTTATTTAAAAGATTATATTAATGCTATAACTGAAAATACTGGTTTATTACTTAAAGTACATACAAGCAATTATAAAGTTGTTGGTTTTACTAAAGGGGTCGAACTGAAAGATCTTGTTGAATATGCACATAAACACGATTTACCTGTAATGGATGATCTGGGTAGTGGTATTTTGGTGGATTTAACTAAGGATGGATTTAATTATGAGCCAACTGTTCAAAAAAGAGTTAAAGCAGGGGCAGATGTTGTTACTTTTAGTGGAGATAAATTACTTGGTGGCCCTCAGGCTGGGATTATTGTCGGTAAGAAAAAATATATTGATAAAATGAAAAAGAATCCGATGACAAGAGCCTTAAGAGTAGATAAATTTACTCTTGCTTCTCTGGAAGCAACTTTAAAAGAATATAAAAATATAGATAAGGCTAGAGAGAATATACCTACTTTGAAAATGCTTACTGAAGATCTTGATAACATAAAGAAGAAAGCTGAGAAAGTATATGATTTAATCCAAAGTAGTGAATTGAGTAATGAGTTTAGGGTTGAAGTGGAAAAAGATATAGCTAAAGTAGGTGGAGGCGCTTTTCCCTTAGAAGAATTAGACACATATATTTTAAAAATAGTTTCTGATAAGTATTCTACCGCAGATTTGAGTTATAAACTGAGAATGAATTATCCACCAATATTTAGTAGAATTAAAGATGACAAATTGATATTAGATTTTAGAACAATTAAAGAAGCTGATTTAGATTATATTATTGAGGCTTTAGAAGAAATAAAATAGGGAGTGGTTTTACTGATGGCTAAGAATTTAATAATTGGAACTGCAGGACATATAGATCATGGTAAAACTACCTTGATTGGGGCTTTAACTGGTGAAGATACTGATAGATTAAAAGAAGAGAAGGAGCGGGGTATTTCCATTGAATTAGGTTTTAGTGAGTTAGATTATGAAGATGGAGTACAACTTGGAATTATAGATGTTCCTGGACATGAAAAATTTATTAAAAATATGCTGGCTGGGGCTGGAGGAGTAGATATTGCTTTACTTGTTATCTCTGCTGATGAAGGTTTTATGGCCCAGACCAGAGAGCACCTGGCTATTTTGGATTTGTTAAATATAAAAAGAGGAATAATAGCTTTGACTAAAATTGATAAAGTTGATGATGAATGGTTAGAGCTTGTAATTGAAGATACTAAAGATAAACTGGCAGGTACTTTTCTGG
Proteins encoded in this window:
- the selA gene encoding L-seryl-tRNA(Sec) selenium transferase, with protein sequence MKQKLLSKIPAVNDLLDTDRVKNFINEFSRQVVLDGIRVVTDEIRNDILNSSDMELKDYDLNKEVIIERVENYLIKWSQPNLAPAINGTGVIVHTNLGRSLLSESAIQSLTEVARNYSTLEIDRKSGERGSRYNNVTGLLQELTGAETAMVVNNNAAAVLLALNTIAEGKEVIIPRGELVEIGGSFRIPDVMERSGAKLVEIGATNKVYLKDYINAITENTGLLLKVHTSNYKVVGFTKGVELKDLVEYAHKHDLPVMDDLGSGILVDLTKDGFNYEPTVQKRVKAGADVVTFSGDKLLGGPQAGIIVGKKKYIDKMKKNPMTRALRVDKFTLASLEATLKEYKNIDKARENIPTLKMLTEDLDNIKKKAEKVYDLIQSSELSNEFRVEVEKDIAKVGGGAFPLEELDTYILKIVSDKYSTADLSYKLRMNYPPIFSRIKDDKLILDFRTIKEADLDYIIEALEEIK